A genomic window from Streptococcus sanguinis includes:
- a CDS encoding ABC transporter permease, whose translation MKKLKASKDLFTIFYIVNWILSIIIAPLGGYAVIVLLLSTIEFLSSGKTSILMQFMIFSMIFKFVVLIYLFIYLILSFRSLIQSIKTSKDSLYLAPISLILTLLLQLFPFISALKDTRTIEPYRWLIEVVPLCSILPFLSYLYGRYGLKGQRKKALLWAGHVVNGVLTLLMIVAFFQPVIPQLTRTERVLSSLEQEYKKRGMDAKVETVPSGYGEDDSNNPDFNDIYPIGKFKVTIGKHSFYEEVRVNKAGSIEEAAFIDPKTTPSPILRVILQKENSQENLIKTKENVEKSLDNIDESVNIIPHYGNTEVSVEYITNPKRSKPKSFEEKDFKLNSLFDLTDEKLLEKEDVWISIRIELNLKQRLFDSDSGEKFFHDMDYSLFQTGNYVFEIEERDKDNVTSKKQFFAKVKDGKLVQLNKNDSDQDLTEGSVSLLEYSYRGSIGYSIDEGYDHMADWPN comes from the coding sequence ATGAAAAAACTAAAAGCCTCTAAAGATTTATTTACAATTTTTTATATTGTTAATTGGATTCTGTCTATAATAATAGCCCCTTTGGGTGGCTATGCAGTAATAGTTCTACTGCTATCTACTATAGAATTTCTGAGTTCAGGCAAGACAAGCATATTAATGCAGTTTATGATATTTAGTATGATTTTTAAGTTTGTTGTTCTGATCTATCTGTTTATTTATCTGATTTTGAGCTTTCGTTCGCTGATTCAGAGTATAAAGACAAGCAAGGATTCGCTTTATCTGGCTCCAATCAGTTTAATTCTGACTCTCTTACTTCAGCTATTTCCATTCATCTCTGCTTTGAAAGATACGCGAACCATAGAACCTTATCGCTGGTTGATTGAGGTTGTGCCACTATGCTCGATTTTGCCTTTCCTCAGCTATCTTTACGGTCGGTATGGACTCAAAGGACAAAGAAAGAAGGCACTGCTCTGGGCAGGGCATGTGGTTAATGGCGTGCTAACTTTGCTCATGATTGTAGCTTTTTTTCAGCCTGTCATTCCCCAACTAACACGAACAGAGCGGGTTCTGAGCAGTTTGGAGCAGGAATATAAAAAGCGTGGTATGGATGCCAAGGTGGAGACTGTACCAAGTGGTTATGGGGAAGATGATTCGAATAATCCAGACTTTAATGATATATACCCAATCGGGAAATTTAAAGTAACTATTGGCAAGCATTCTTTCTATGAAGAAGTTCGAGTCAATAAGGCGGGAAGCATTGAAGAAGCTGCGTTTATTGATCCGAAAACAACACCTTCTCCCATTCTGCGAGTTATTCTCCAAAAGGAAAATAGTCAAGAAAATCTAATCAAAACGAAAGAAAATGTAGAAAAAAGTCTAGATAATATAGATGAGAGTGTTAATATCATTCCTCATTATGGGAATACAGAGGTTTCTGTAGAGTACATAACTAATCCTAAGCGCTCAAAACCCAAGAGCTTTGAGGAAAAAGATTTCAAGTTAAATTCTCTCTTTGATCTTACTGATGAGAAATTGCTAGAAAAAGAAGATGTTTGGATCAGTATTAGAATTGAGCTGAATCTGAAGCAAAGACTCTTTGATTCAGATTCAGGAGAAAAATTCTTCCATGATATGGACTATTCCCTCTTTCAGACAGGAAACTATGTCTTTGAGATAGAAGAGAGAGACAAGGATAATGTTACTAGCAAAAAGCAATTTTTTGCTAAAGTTAAGGACGGAAAGTTAGTCCAGTTAAATAAGAACGACAGTGACCAAGACTTGACTGAAGGGTCAGTATCGTTGTTAGAATACTCTTATCGTGGTAGTATAGGCTATTCCATAGACGAAGGGTATGACCACATGGCTGATTGGCCTAATTGA
- the htpX gene encoding zinc metalloprotease HtpX has translation MLFDQIASNKRRTWLLLIAFFGLLALVGAAIGYLWLRSAVGGVLLALIIGAIYAGVMIFQSTEVVMAMNGAREVSEQEAPELYHIVQDMAMVAQIPMPRVYIVEDPSPNAFATGSKPENAAVAATTGILQIMNREELEGVIGHEVSHIRNYDIRISTIAVALASAITMLSSLAGRMMWFGGGRRSSNDRDNDSGLGIILLIVSLIAIVLAPLAATLVQLAISRQREFLADASSVELTRNPQGMINALLKLDRSEPMEHHVDDASAALYISDPKKEGGLKKLFYTHPPISERVERLRQM, from the coding sequence ATGCTATTTGATCAAATTGCCAGCAATAAAAGGAGGACTTGGCTCCTCCTTATCGCTTTTTTCGGCCTCTTAGCTCTTGTTGGAGCAGCTATAGGCTATCTCTGGCTGCGGTCTGCTGTAGGTGGTGTCTTGCTAGCCTTGATTATCGGAGCTATTTATGCCGGAGTGATGATTTTCCAGTCTACAGAGGTTGTCATGGCTATGAATGGAGCCCGTGAGGTCTCTGAGCAGGAAGCGCCTGAGCTTTATCATATCGTACAAGATATGGCCATGGTCGCTCAGATTCCTATGCCTCGGGTCTATATCGTAGAGGATCCTTCTCCCAATGCTTTTGCGACCGGTTCTAAGCCTGAAAATGCAGCTGTGGCAGCAACGACAGGTATCTTGCAAATCATGAATCGTGAGGAGCTTGAGGGAGTGATTGGCCATGAAGTCAGTCATATTCGCAATTACGATATCCGAATTTCAACGATTGCTGTGGCTTTGGCCAGTGCTATTACCATGTTGTCTAGCCTGGCTGGCCGGATGATGTGGTTTGGTGGTGGACGGCGCAGTAGTAATGATCGAGATAATGATAGTGGTTTGGGAATTATTCTCCTTATCGTATCATTGATTGCTATCGTTTTAGCTCCTCTGGCAGCTACCTTGGTGCAGTTGGCCATTTCTCGTCAGCGGGAGTTTCTGGCTGATGCTTCCAGTGTAGAGCTGACCCGCAATCCGCAAGGGATGATCAACGCCCTGCTCAAGCTGGATCGCAGTGAGCCTATGGAGCATCATGTTGATGATGCAAGCGCAGCTCTCTATATCAGCGACCCTAAGAAAGAAGGTGGACTGAAGAAACTCTTCTATACACACCCTCCTATCTCAGAGCGGGTGGAGCGCTTGAGACAGATGTAA
- a CDS encoding TetR/AcrR family transcriptional regulator: MANKKDFILDTAQELFMEQGFDQTSISQILEATQIARGTLYYYFSSKEEIMDAIIERTIERAFTASQAFADNRELTVLERLAGSMAALNLNHQEGEEVLLHLNQPQNALLHEKTNQILLERAPQILLPIIQDGIAAGDMKTDYPYESLEMILTYSLQAFGSSFQALPPEKQQQKLQAFLYLLETLFHSRQGYFNPFLDLIQTQSS, translated from the coding sequence ATGGCCAATAAAAAAGACTTTATCTTAGATACCGCTCAGGAGCTTTTTATGGAGCAAGGCTTTGACCAGACCTCTATCTCCCAGATTTTAGAAGCGACTCAAATCGCCCGTGGTACTCTCTACTATTACTTTTCTTCTAAGGAAGAGATAATGGATGCCATCATTGAGCGAACCATTGAAAGAGCATTTACAGCTTCCCAAGCCTTTGCTGATAATCGTGAACTGACTGTTCTGGAGCGCTTGGCTGGCAGCATGGCTGCACTGAATCTCAATCACCAAGAGGGAGAGGAAGTGCTGCTGCATCTCAATCAGCCACAAAATGCGCTCCTGCACGAAAAAACCAATCAAATTCTTCTTGAACGGGCACCTCAAATTTTACTCCCCATCATCCAAGACGGCATCGCCGCTGGAGACATGAAGACCGACTATCCCTACGAAAGCCTGGAAATGATTCTTACTTATTCACTACAAGCTTTTGGCAGCAGTTTTCAGGCTCTACCCCCAGAAAAACAGCAGCAAAAACTGCAAGCTTTTCTCTATCTTTTAGAAACTCTTTTTCACAGCCGGCAAGGCTACTTCAATCCCTTTCTAGACTTGATTCAGACTCAAAGCAGCTAA
- a CDS encoding LemA family protein — protein MTFIIVLIIVAVLAFFVVGAYNTLVKSRMQTQEAWSQIDVQLKRRNDLIPNLLETVKGYGKYEQATLEKVTQLRNQVASAASPAEAMQASDALSRQISGIFAVAESYPDLKANTNYLKLQEELTNTENKIAYSRQLYNSVTSNYNVKLETFPSNIVAGMFGFKAADFLKTPEEEKAVPKVDFGSTGLGD, from the coding sequence ATGACTTTTATTATTGTTCTTATTATTGTCGCGGTTTTAGCATTCTTTGTCGTTGGTGCGTACAATACCTTAGTTAAAAGCCGCATGCAGACTCAGGAAGCTTGGAGCCAGATTGATGTGCAGCTCAAACGCCGTAATGACCTGATTCCTAACCTCTTGGAAACGGTCAAAGGCTATGGCAAGTACGAGCAGGCAACCTTGGAAAAGGTAACACAACTGCGCAACCAGGTAGCTTCAGCTGCTTCACCTGCCGAAGCCATGCAAGCCAGTGACGCCCTTTCTCGTCAGATTTCTGGAATCTTTGCAGTAGCTGAAAGCTATCCAGATCTGAAAGCTAACACCAACTACCTGAAGTTGCAGGAAGAGCTGACCAATACAGAAAATAAAATTGCTTATTCTCGTCAGCTTTATAATTCAGTAACTAGCAACTACAATGTCAAGCTGGAAACTTTCCCAAGCAATATTGTTGCAGGAATGTTTGGCTTTAAAGCTGCAGACTTCCTCAAGACACCAGAAGAAGAAAAGGCTGTACCAAAAGTTGACTTTGGCAGCACTGGACTAGGTGACTAA